A stretch of Pseudomonas taetrolens DNA encodes these proteins:
- the znuC gene encoding zinc ABC transporter ATP-binding protein ZnuC, whose product MSTALIRLEHVTVTYAGQNVLDNIQLSVEPGQIVTLIGPNGAGKTTLVKAVLGLLKPTRGSVWRKPRLRVGYMPQKLHVDPTLPLSVLRFLRLVPGVDRAQALAALKEVGAEKVIDSPVQSVSGGEMQRVLLARALLRKPELLVLDEPVQGVDVAGQAELYSLITRLRDRHGCGVLMVSHDLHLVMSTTDQVVCLNRHVCCSGHPEQVSGDPAFVELFGKDAQSLAIYHHHHDHAHDLHGSVVSEDAAVAPAHVHGEGCKHG is encoded by the coding sequence ATGAGCACCGCACTGATTCGCCTTGAACATGTCACGGTGACTTATGCCGGGCAAAACGTACTCGACAACATCCAGCTGAGTGTTGAGCCCGGCCAGATTGTCACCCTGATCGGCCCCAACGGCGCCGGGAAAACCACGCTGGTCAAAGCCGTACTCGGCTTGCTCAAGCCCACCCGCGGCAGCGTCTGGCGCAAGCCCAGGCTGCGCGTCGGCTATATGCCGCAAAAATTGCACGTCGACCCCACGCTGCCATTGTCCGTGCTGCGCTTTTTGCGCCTGGTGCCCGGCGTGGATCGCGCCCAGGCCCTCGCCGCACTCAAAGAAGTGGGCGCCGAAAAGGTCATCGACAGCCCGGTCCAAAGTGTTTCGGGCGGTGAAATGCAGCGCGTATTGCTGGCCCGCGCTCTGCTGCGCAAGCCCGAGTTACTGGTGCTGGACGAGCCGGTACAAGGCGTGGATGTCGCCGGCCAGGCCGAGCTCTACAGCCTGATCACACGCTTGCGCGATCGCCACGGTTGCGGTGTGCTGATGGTTTCTCACGACTTGCATCTGGTGATGAGCACCACCGACCAGGTGGTCTGCCTCAACCGCCACGTCTGCTGCTCGGGTCATCCGGAGCAGGTGAGCGGCGACCCGGCTTTCGTTGAGTTATTTGGCAAAGACGCACAAAGCCTGGCGATTTATCACCACCACCACGACCACGCCCATGACTTGCATGGTTCAGTGGTCAGCGAAGACGCCGCTGTGGCGCCCGCACATGTTCATGGAGAAGGCTGCAAGCATGGCTGA
- a CDS encoding Fur family transcriptional regulator codes for MPITPLASRPHDHSHCVHSALSEADVLCAQKGLRLTALRRRVLELVWQSHKPLGAYDILAVLSEQDGRRAAPPTVYRALDFLLENGLVHRISSLNAFIGCSHPEHPHQGQFLICRSCHAAIELEQKTISDAIINSAHDVGFTVEGQTVEVIGLCSGCRES; via the coding sequence ATGCCTATAACACCGCTTGCCAGCCGTCCCCACGATCACTCTCACTGCGTTCACAGCGCGCTCAGCGAGGCGGATGTTCTGTGCGCGCAAAAAGGCCTGCGTCTGACTGCATTGCGTCGCCGCGTGCTGGAACTGGTATGGCAGAGCCACAAGCCGCTGGGAGCCTATGACATTCTGGCGGTGCTCAGCGAGCAGGACGGACGTCGCGCCGCACCGCCGACCGTTTATCGGGCACTGGATTTTTTGCTCGAAAATGGCTTGGTGCACCGCATTTCGTCGCTCAACGCATTTATTGGCTGTAGCCACCCGGAGCATCCGCATCAGGGTCAGTTCCTGATTTGCCGCAGTTGCCATGCGGCCATCGAGCTTGAACAAAAAACCATCAGCGATGCGATTATCAACAGCGCCCACGATGTCGGCTTTACTGTTGAAGGCCAGACTGTCGAAGTGATTGGCCTGTGTTCGGGTTGCCGGGAGTCCTGA